The sequence CAGCGTTTGCTGCGGGATCCGGCCCACGCCCATCGAACGATTGCCGAGCTGGCGTATCAAAGCGGGTTTGCGCACGCGGCGCATTTCAGCCGTGTGTTTCGCCAGCATTGCGGCATGACTGCGCGCGAATTTCGCGCGCAGTCGGCCCGGCAATGGCACCAGGGCTGAGGTGGATATCCTGCCCCGGGCGATGGCTGGCCGGATTCAGATTTGCGTGATGTACTTGGTCACCAGATAACCGTCGAAGGTCTCCAGCCCGCCTTCGCTGCCGATGCCGCTGTCCTTGATGCCGCCGAAAGGCGTCTCGGCCAGTGCGCTGCCGAAATGATTGATGTTGACCATGCCGGCCTCCAGCCCATTGGAGACTTTGGTGGCGGTTTTCAGCGATTCGGTGAACACATACGAAGACAGGCCAAAGGGAAGGCTATTGGCGCGTTTGAGGACTTCGTCGGTGTCCTTGAAGCGCACCACCGGCGCCAGCGGGCCGAAGGGTTCTTCGGTCATCAGCATGGCGTGGTCAGGAATGTCGGTCACCACCGTGGGGCTGAAGAAATACCCCTTGTCTGACGGAGCATCGCCGCCGAGTACGATCTTGGCACCGTGCTTGCGCGCGTCGTCGATGAACTGCTTCATGGCAGGCACCCGGCGCTCGTGGGCAAGCGGGCCCATTTCAACGCCGGCATCCATGCCGTTGCCAACCTTGATGCCGGACAGCACTTCCGTAAAGCGCGCCACGAAAGCGTCATACGCGCCTTCCTGGACATAGAACCGGGTGGGCGAGACGTATACCTGTCCCGCGTTGCGGATTTTGAACCGGGCCAGCATTTCAGCGGCGCGCGTGACATCGGCGTCATCGAAAACCAGCACGGGAGAGTGGCCGCCCAATTCCATGGTCACGCGCTTCATGTGCGCGCCGGCCAGCGCGGCAAGCTGCTTGCCGACGGGCACCGAGCCGGTGAACGAGACCTTGCGCACGATGGGGGACCGAATCAAGTAGTCGGATATCTTGGCCGGTTCGCCCCAAACGATGTTCAGGCAGCCTTTGGGTAAGCCGGCCTCATGGAACAGGCGGGCAATGGCCATGACGGCGCTGGGAGAATCTTCCGGCCCCTTGAGAACCATGGTGCAGCCGGCGCCCAAGGCCGCGCAGATTTTGCGGATGGCCTGGTTGTAGGGGAAATTCCAGGGGGTGAAGGCCGCGCACACTCCGATGGGTTCGTGGAGCACCAACTGGCGGGCATCGGGATTGCGCGGCGGCACGATGCGGCCATAGATCCGGCGGCATTCTTCGGCGTGCCAATCGGCATGTTCGGAGCAACTGGTGACTTCGCCGATGGCCTCGGCCAGAGGCTTGCCTTGGTCAAGGGTCATGTTGCGACCGATCTCCTGGGCGTGCTCCCGTGAAAGAGCGCCTACCTTGCGCAGGATGGCCGAACGCTCCATCGGCGAGGTGCGCTTCCACGTTTCGAAGGCGCGGGCCGCTGCCTCCAGAGCGCGATCCAGATCCGCTTGCGAGGCGTGAGGAAGCTGGCCTAGTACTTCGCGCGTCGCAGGATTGACCACGTCTTCGGTCTTGCGACCGTCGCCGCTCAGAAATTCACCATCGATATACAAAGCCAACTGTTCGTACATGCCAGTCTTTCCTCGGGGGAATTGGTGGGGTGGGGGCGCGGCAGGCACCCCGTGTGGCGCCAGTCTAAACCAGCTTGGTTCCCTGTGTAGGGGCCACTAACGGCCTAAACGGGGGAACCAATACATCCCAGGTTCACGGGCGCGAGGCGCGGGCGCTGTATCGATTGGGTATGATCGCGGGCTACCACATGGAAGCACGGGTCCTTGACGCCCGCTCCAGCCCTTTTGCCAGCCGACAACTGACCGTGCAGCCAGACACCGCAACCCGCCAGAGCCTGTTCTCGAGAGTGTTATTTCGTTTCATCGACTGGCTGCATGGACGGATCGCGCGGGCCTCCAAGGTCGGAGATCCACCCATTTTCGACAACCGGCTCTTTGCCTGGGTCCCTGCGTTCGAAGCGCAAACGCCGGTCATCCGCGCCGAGCTAGAGCAATTGCTCGCCGATCGGGAAAAATTGCCGGCCTTCCATGAGATTTCGCCAGATGTGGGCATGATCACCCGCGACGATCAGTGGAAGACGTTCGTCTTCATGGGCTATGGGATGCGGTCTGAACGTAATCTGGCTCGTTGCCCGGGCACCGCGCGCGCCTTGCAGGGAATTCCGGGCATACGGACGGCTTTTTTCTCCATACTGGAGCCGGGCAAGCGCATCCCCTTGCACAAAGGCCCCTACAACGGTGTGCTGCGCTTGCATCTCGGGTTGCGCGTGCCGCAGCCGCGCGAGCGCTGCTGGATCGAGGTCGATGGGCAACGTTACTCCTGGCGGGAGGGCGAGGCGGTGATTTTCGACGACCTCTATCCACATCAGGTGCATAACGACACCGATGGGCTGCGTGCGGTGCTGTTCGTGGATTTCGAGCGGCCGTGCCACGCACCGGTCAGCTGGCTCAACCGGCTGGTGCTGGCCGTCGCTCCCATGAGCGACGAGATCCGCCGCGGCAAGGCTAACCACGATGCCTGGGAGAAAACCTACTATGACCAGAGAAACGGCCGCTGACTCGCCTGTAAAAATCGGGTCGCATCAGGCGTTGCATAACGCAGACAGCCATCTTGATTTTTAATCCCGAAGCCGCTTGCGTTCCCAAGTGAGGCGGGATAGAATAAACAGCTTTCCCAAATTGTTGGTTGGGTTGGCCCAGGCCTAGCCGCGAAGCAGCACGAGTTGCTTTTGCGCAGAACGGAACCCAGGGATTCGTCCTTTGGGGGAAAGATGGGCTTGGCGCCGGTTTGACTGACTTGTGGGAAAACCCCAGCAGGATTTCAACCCAGGGTCGTTGCTGCCAGCAGGCGGCGCGGACCTGACGGGACCAAAACTGGCAGGAAATGCGGGCCTATCCAACCGGGAAGGACGTGTTTTCAGTTAAGTTGGAACAGGAAAAATCATGATCCAAATGCAGACCACGCTGGACGTGGCCGATAACACTGGTGCGCGTGCTGTCATGTGCATCAAGGTGCTCGGTGGCTCCAAGCGCCGCTATGCCGGTATCGGCGACATCATCAAGGTGAGCGTCAAAGATGCGGCTCCGCGCGGGCGCGTCAAAAAAGGCGAAATTTACAACGCTGTGGTGGTTCGTACCGCCAAGGGCGTGCGCCGCAAAGACGGTTCGCTGATTCGTTTCGGTGGCAATGCCGCCGTGTTGCTCAATGCCAAGCTGGAGCCCATCGGCACCCGCATCTTCGGACCCGTTACGCGTGAACTGCGTACCGAGAAGTTCATGAAGATCGTGTCGTTGGCCCCGGAAGTGCTGTAAGGAGCCCGCGATGAACAACATCCGTAAAGGCGACGAAGTCATCGTTCTGACCGGCCGCGACAAGAAGCGTCGTGGCGTTGTGCTGGCCCGCGTTGACGCCGACCACGTGCTGGTCGAAGGCGTGAACGTCGTGAAGAAGCACATGAAGGCCAACCCCATGGCCAACAACCCCGGCGGCATCGTCGAAAAGACGCTTCCGATCCATATCTCGAACGTGGCACTCTTTAACCCCGCTACCGGCAAGGCCGATCGCGTGGGCGTCAAAGAAGAGGACGGCCGCAAAGTTCGTGTGTTCCGTTCCAATGGTGCCGTTGTCGGCGCCAAGGCGTAAGGGGCGAAAGACATGTCTCGTTTGCAAGATTTCTACAAGAGCAAGGTCGCTGTCGACCTGCAAGCCAAGTTTGGCTACAAAAGCGTGATGGAAGTCCCCGCATCACCAAGATCACCCTGAACATGGGTGTCTCGGAAGCTGTGGCGGACAAGAAGGTCATCGAGCATGCTGTCTCGGACCTGACCAAGATCGCCGGTCAAAAGCCCGTCATTACCAAGACGCGCAAAGCTATCGCGGGTTTCAAGATCCGTGAAAACTACCCGATCGGTTGCATGGTCACGCTGCGTGGTCAACGCATGTACGAATTCCTGGATCGCCTGGTTGCTGTCGCGCTGCCGCGTGTACGTGACTTCCGTGGTATCTCGGGTCGTGCGTTTGACGGCCGCGGCAACTACAATATCGGGGTGAAAGAGCAGATCATTTTCCCCGAAATCGAGTACGACAAGATCGACGCGCTGCGTGGGCTGAATATCAGCATCACCACCTCCGCCAAGACCGACGAAGAAGCCAAGGCGCTCTTGACCGCCTTCAGCTTTCCGTTCCGCAACTAAGGGGCTGATGACGTGGCTAAACTTTCCCTCATCAATCGCGACATCAAGCGCGCCAAGCTGGCTGACAAGTTCGCCGCTCGCCGCGCCGAATTGAAAGCGATCATCGACGACCAGTCGAAGACCGACGAAGAACGTTACCAGGCTCGGCTGAAGCTGCAACAATTGCCGCGCAATGCCAACCCGACGCGCCAACGCAATCGCTGCGTGGTGACCGGTCGTCCTCGCGGCGTGTTCCGCAAGTTCGGCCTGACCCGTCACAAACTGCGTGAAATGGCCATGAAGGGCGAAGTGCCCGGCATGACCAAGGCCAGCTGGTAGGAGAACGAATATGAGCATGAGCGATCCCATCGCCGATATGCTGACCCGCATTCGCAATGCGCAGCAAGTTGACAAGACTACGGTGAACATGCCCTCCTCGAAACTGAAAGTGGCTATTGCCACCGTGCTCAAGGACGAAGGCTATATCGACGGTTTTGAAATCAAGGGCAGCCAGGCCAAGCCTGAGCTGGAAATCTCCCTTAAGTACTACGCCGGCCGTCCGGTTATCGAGCGCATCGAGCGCGTCTCGCGCCCCGGTCTGCGTATCTACAAGGGCCGCAGCAACATTCCTCAGGTCATGAACGGCCTGGGTGTGGCTATCGTTTCGACCTCGCGCGGTGTGATGACCGACCGCAAGGCTCGCGCCAATGGCGTGGGCGGCGAAGTGCTTTGCTACGTGGCCTAAGGAGAGTCGAATGTCACGTATCGCTAAGTATCCGGTCGAACTGCCCAAGGGTGTTGAAGCCAGCATCCAGCAGGATCAGATCACCGTCAAGGGCCCGCTGGGCACCTTGGTGCAATCGCTGACGGGCGACGTCAACGTGGTTCAAGACGACGGCAAGCTGACCTTCGCCGTCGCCAACGACACGCGTCACGCCAATGCCATGTCGGGTACCGTGCGCGCGCTGGTTGCCAATATGGTGACCGGTGTGAGCAAGGGCTTCGAGCGCAAGCTGACGCTGGTTGGCGTGGGTTACCGTGCATCCGTGCAAGGTGACGCCGTCAAGCTGCAGTTGGGCTTTTCGCACGACGTTTTGCACAAGCTGCCCGCCGGTGTTAAGGCGGAGTGCCCGACCCAGACGGAAATCGTCATCAAGGGCTCCAACAAGCAAGTCGTCGGTCAAGTGGCCGCGGAAATCCGTGCTTACCGTCAACCCGAACCCTACAAGGGCAAGGGTGTACGTTACGCCGATGAACGCGTCGTCATTAAAGAGACCAAGAAGAAGTAACGGCGACAAGGACGAATCATGGACAAAAAAGTTACCCGTTTGCGTCGTGCGGTTCCGACCCGCCGGAAGATTACGCAGCTGGGCGTTCATCGCCTGTCGGTCTTCCGCTCGAATCTGCACATCTACGCCAACATCATTTCGCCGGAAGGCGATCGTGTGGTCGTCAGCGCCTCGACGCTCGAGGCAGAAGTGCGCTCGCAGCTGGCAGGTCAGTCTGGCACCGGTGGCAATGCCGCCGCCGCCGCTCTGATCGGCAAGCGTGTGGCCGAAAAGGCCAAGGCTGCCGGTATTGAACTGGTTGCCTTCGATCGCTCGGGCTTTCGTTACCATGGCCGCGTTAAGGCGCTGGCCGATGCCGCGCGTGAAGCCGGCCTGAAGTTCTAAGCGAGGATCAGTCAAATGGCTAAAGTACAAGGCAAGAACGCCGCGGAAAAAGAGAACGACGACGGTCTGCGCGAGAAGATGATCGCGGTCAACCGCGTGAGCAAAGTGGTCAAGGGTGGTCGCACCATGAGCTTTGCCGCGCTGACCGTGGTGGGCGATGGTGATGGTCGTATCGGCATGGGCAAGGGCAAGGCGCGTGAAGTGCCGGTGTCGGTCCAGAAGGCAATGGAACAGGCCCGCCGCGGTTTGTTCAAGGTTGCCCTGAAGAACGGCACGCTGTATCACACCGTGGTAGGCAAGCATGGCGCCTCGACGGTGCTGATCTCGCCGGCCGCTGAAGGTACTGGCGTGATCGCCGGCGGCCCGATGCGCGCTATTTTTGAAGTGATGGGCGTGCGCAACGTCGTGGCCAAGAGTCTTGGCTCGAGCAACCCCTACAACATGGTTCGCGCCACGTTGAATGGTCTGCGCAATTCCCTGACCCCGTCGGAAGTTGCTGCCAAGCGCGGCAAAACCGTCGAAGAGATCCTGGGGTAAATCATGGCTCAGAAGCAGATCAAAATTACGCTCGTACGCTCGGTGATCGGTACCAAGCAATCCCACCGCGATACCGTTCGCGGCCTGGGTCTGCGTGGTCTCAACAGCAGCCGTGTGCTGCTCGACACGCCGGAAGTGCGCGGGATGATCCGCAAGGTGGATTATCTCGTCTCCGTGTCGGAAGCCTAAGGAATCACGATGTCGGATATTCAACTTAATTCGCTGAAGCCCGCTGAGGGCTCCAAGCACGCCAAGCGCCGCGTCGGCCGTGGCATCGGTTCCGGTCTGGGTAAGACTGCCGGCCGTGGTCACAAGGGTCAGAAGTCGCGTTCGGGCGGTTTCCACAAGGTTGGCTTCGAAGGCGGTCAAATGCCGCTGCAGCGTCGCCTGCCCAAGCGTGGTTTCACCCCGCTCGGTCAGCATCTGTACGCCGAAGTCCGTTTGTCGGATCTGCAGCGTCTGGATGTCGAGGAAGTCGACGTCCAGGCCCTGAAGGCCGCAGGCGTGGTTGGCCAAGGCGTGCGTTATGCCAAGGTCATCAAGTCGGGTGAACTCTCGCGCAAAGTGGTGCTGCGTGGCATCACTGCGACGGCCGGCGCTCGCGCCGCTGTCGAGGCCGCGGGCGGCTCGCTTGCTTGATCGCGAGGTGACGCGTGGCTAAAGCGCAGGCACTGGGCAAGACCGGTACCCGATACGGCGATCTGAAGCGCCGTATCGTGTTCCTGGTCCTCGCCCTCGTGGTTTACCGTCTCGGTACTCACATCCCTGTTCCGGGCATCAATCCGGACGCGCTGGCGGACTTGTTCCGCCAGAACCAGGGCGGGATCCTGGGCCTGTTCAACATGTTCTCGGGCGGTGCGCTTTCGCGCTTTTCGATTTTTGCCCTGGGGATCATGCCGTACATTTCGGCATCCATCATCATGCAGTTGATGTCGGTGGTGGTGCCGTCGCTGGAAGCGCTCAAGAAAGAGGGCGAAGCCGGCCGGCGCAAGATCACCCAATACACCCGCTACGGCACGGTCGTGCTGGCGCTGGTGCAGGCTGTGGGCATATCGGTGGCGCTGGAATCGCAACCCGGGCTCGTTGTCGATCCGGGCATGTTGTTCCGCTTCACGACCATCGTGACGCTGGTCACTGGCACCATGTTCGTCATGTGGCTGGGTGAGCAGATTACCGAACGTGGTCTGGGCAATGGTATTTCGATCCTGATCTTCACTGGTATCGTCGCGGGCTTGCCCACGGCGCTGGCAGGGCTGCTGGACCTGGTGCGCACCAACTCAATGTCGGTGGTGTCTGCCCTGTTCATCATTGCTCTGGTGGTACTGGTGACGGCGTTTGTCGTGTTCGTTGAACGCGGTCAGCGCAAAATCACGGTCAATTATGCCAAGCGCCAGGTGGGCAACAAGGTCTACGGTGGTCAGAGCTCGCATTTGCCGCTCAAGCTGAACATGGCCGGGGTGATTCCGCCGATCTTTGCATCGTCGATCATTCTGTTCCCGGCCACGATTACCAGCTGGTTCTCCACAGGCGACCGTATGGTCTGGCTGCGCGATCTGGCTGCTGCGCTTGAGCCTCGTCAACCGCTTTACATCACGTTGTATTCGGTCGCGATCATCTTCTTCTGCTTTTTCTACACGGCTCTGGTGTTTAACAGCCGCGAAACGGCAGACAACCTGAAGAAGAGCGGTGCGTTCGTTCCGGGGATTCGTCCTGGTGAGCAAACGGCGCGGTATATCGACAAGATTCTGATGCGTCTCACGCTGGCTGGTGCCCTCTACATCACGTTAGTGTGCTTGCTGCCGGAATTTTTGGTGATGCGTTGGAACGTACCGTTTTACTTCGGTGGAACGTCTCTGTTGATCATTGTGGTGGTGACGATGGATTTCATGGCGCAGGTTCAGGCCTACATGATGTCTCACCAGTACGACTCGCTGCTCAAGAAGGCTAACTTCAAGGGTACGGGTTTGCCCATGCGGTAAGCAAAGAGTATGTCAAAGGACGACGTTATCCAGATGCAAGGTGAGGTTCTTGAGAACCTCCCCAACGCAACATTTCGCGTCAAGCTCGAAAACGGCCACGTGGTGTTGGGCCATATTTCCGGCAAGATGCGCATGCATTACATCCGGATTCTGCCCGGCGACAAGGTCACAGTGGAGCTCACGCCCTATGACCTGACACGAGCAAGGATTGTCTTCCGCTCCAAGTGATGCGGAAACGGATTACGGAAAATTAGGAGTCAACCATGAAAGTAATGGCATCGGTTAAACGGATCTGCCGCAATTGCAAAGTTATCAAACGTCACGGCGTCGTGCGTGTCATCTGCACCGACCCGCGTCACAAGCAGCGTCAAGGCTAACCCCGGTTAGCGGTACGCAACGGATTAAATCAAGGAACAGTCATGGCCCGTATTGCTGGCATTAACATTCCGCCGCAACAGCACGCCGAGATCGGCCTGACCGCCATTTTTGGCATCGGTCGTACGCGCGCCCGCAAAATTTGCGAAGCTGCTGGTGTGCCCGTTACCAAAAAGGTCAAAGATCTGACCGACGCTGAGCTGGAACGCATCCGTGAACACCTCGGGGTGTTCACTGTCGAAGGCGACCTGCGTCGTGAAGTACAGCTCTCGATCAAGCGTTTGATCGACCTGGGAACCTACCGCGGTATGCGTCATAAGCGCGGTTTGCCCGTGCGCGGCCAGCGCACTCGCACCAACGCTCGCACCCGTAAGGGCCCGCGTCGTGCTGCTGCGTCCCTGAAGAAATAATCGAGGATTTAGATTATGGCGAAAGCTTCCACCAGCGGCGCTTCGCGCGTACGCAAAAAGGTTAAGAAGAACGTCTCGGACGGCATCGCGCACGTTCACGCGTCGTTTAACAACACCATCATCACCATCACCGATCGCCAAGGCAATGCCCTGTCCTGGGCAACTTCGGGTGGTGCCGGCTTTAAGGGTTCGCGCAAATCGACCCCGTTCGCCGCTCAGGTCGCCGCTGAAACGGCCGGCCGCGTGGCGATGGAATACGGCATCAAGACCCTCGAAGTTCGCATCAAGGGTCCTGGTCCTGGCCGCGAATCGTCCGTACGCGCCCTCAATGCGCTGGGTATCAAGATCTCGAGCATTGCCGATATCACGCCCATCCCGCATAACGGCTGCCGTCCGCCGAAGCGTCGTCGTATCTAAGGGGAACCTTCATGGCTCGTTATACTGGTCCCAAGTGCAAACTCTCGCGCCGCGAGGGCACCGATCTGTTCCTGAAGAGCGCCCGTCGCTCGCTGGATTCCAAGTGCAAGCTGGACTCCAAGCCTGGCCAACACGGCCGCACTTCGGGTGCTCGTACCTCCGACTACGGTCTGCAGCTGCGCGAAAAGCAAAAGCTCAAGCGTATGTACGGTGTGCTCGAGAAGCAATTCCGCAAGTACTTCGTTGAAGCTGAGCGTCGTCGTGGCAACACCGGCGAAACGCTGATCCAGCTGCTCGAATCGCGTCTGGACAACGTCGTCTACCGTATGGGTTTCGGTTCGACCCGTGCTGAAGCTCGTCAATTGGTGAGCCACCGTGCCATCGAACTGAACGGCCACACCGCCGACATCGCTTCGATTCTGGTCAAGGCTGGCGACGTCATCACCGTGCGTGA comes from Bordetella holmesii ATCC 51541 and encodes:
- the rpsK gene encoding 30S ribosomal protein S11, giving the protein MAKASTSGASRVRKKVKKNVSDGIAHVHASFNNTIITITDRQGNALSWATSGGAGFKGSRKSTPFAAQVAAETAGRVAMEYGIKTLEVRIKGPGPGRESSVRALNALGIKISSIADITPIPHNGCRPPKRRRI
- a CDS encoding aldehyde dehydrogenase family protein, whose amino-acid sequence is MYEQLALYIDGEFLSGDGRKTEDVVNPATREVLGQLPHASQADLDRALEAAARAFETWKRTSPMERSAILRKVGALSREHAQEIGRNMTLDQGKPLAEAIGEVTSCSEHADWHAEECRRIYGRIVPPRNPDARQLVLHEPIGVCAAFTPWNFPYNQAIRKICAALGAGCTMVLKGPEDSPSAVMAIARLFHEAGLPKGCLNIVWGEPAKISDYLIRSPIVRKVSFTGSVPVGKQLAALAGAHMKRVTMELGGHSPVLVFDDADVTRAAEMLARFKIRNAGQVYVSPTRFYVQEGAYDAFVARFTEVLSGIKVGNGMDAGVEMGPLAHERRVPAMKQFIDDARKHGAKIVLGGDAPSDKGYFFSPTVVTDIPDHAMLMTEEPFGPLAPVVRFKDTDEVLKRANSLPFGLSSYVFTESLKTATKVSNGLEAGMVNINHFGSALAETPFGGIKDSGIGSEGGLETFDGYLVTKYITQI
- the rpsM gene encoding 30S ribosomal protein S13; the protein is MARIAGINIPPQQHAEIGLTAIFGIGRTRARKICEAAGVPVTKKVKDLTDAELERIREHLGVFTVEGDLRREVQLSIKRLIDLGTYRGMRHKRGLPVRGQRTRTNARTRKGPRRAAASLKK
- the rpsD gene encoding ribosomal protein S4 — protein: MARYTGPKCKLSRREGTDLFLKSARRSLDSKCKLDSKPGQHGRTSGARTSDYGLQLREKQKLKRMYGVLEKQFRKYFVEAERRRGNTGETLIQLLESRLDNVVYRMGFGSTRAEARQLVSHRAIELNGHTADIASILVKAGDVITVREAAKKQARIRESLDLASSIGIPQWVEVDTSKMAGTFKSAPDRADVARDVNESMVVELYSR
- a CDS encoding ribosomal L5 family protein; amino-acid sequence: MADKKVIEHAVSDLTKIAGQKPVITKTRKAIAGFKIRENYPIGCMVTLRGQRMYEFLDRLVAVALPRVRDFRGISGRAFDGRGNYNIGVKEQIIFPEIEYDKIDALRGLNISITTSAKTDEEAKALLTAFSFPFRN
- the rplO gene encoding ribosomal protein L15, encoding MSDIQLNSLKPAEGSKHAKRRVGRGIGSGLGKTAGRGHKGQKSRSGGFHKVGFEGGQMPLQRRLPKRGFTPLGQHLYAEVRLSDLQRLDVEEVDVQALKAAGVVGQGVRYAKVIKSGELSRKVVLRGITATAGARAAVEAAGGSLA
- the rplR gene encoding ribosomal protein L18 translates to MDKKVTRLRRAVPTRRKITQLGVHRLSVFRSNLHIYANIISPEGDRVVVSASTLEAEVRSQLAGQSGTGGNAAAAALIGKRVAEKAKAAGIELVAFDRSGFRYHGRVKALADAAREAGLKF
- the secY gene encoding preprotein translocase, SecY subunit; translation: MAKAQALGKTGTRYGDLKRRIVFLVLALVVYRLGTHIPVPGINPDALADLFRQNQGGILGLFNMFSGGALSRFSIFALGIMPYISASIIMQLMSVVVPSLEALKKEGEAGRRKITQYTRYGTVVLALVQAVGISVALESQPGLVVDPGMLFRFTTIVTLVTGTMFVMWLGEQITERGLGNGISILIFTGIVAGLPTALAGLLDLVRTNSMSVVSALFIIALVVLVTAFVVFVERGQRKITVNYAKRQVGNKVYGGQSSHLPLKLNMAGVIPPIFASSIILFPATITSWFSTGDRMVWLRDLAAALEPRQPLYITLYSVAIIFFCFFYTALVFNSRETADNLKKSGAFVPGIRPGEQTARYIDKILMRLTLAGALYITLVCLLPEFLVMRWNVPFYFGGTSLLIIVVVTMDFMAQVQAYMMSHQYDSLLKKANFKGTGLPMR
- the rplN gene encoding ribosomal protein L14, with amino-acid sequence MIQMQTTLDVADNTGARAVMCIKVLGGSKRRYAGIGDIIKVSVKDAAPRGRVKKGEIYNAVVVRTAKGVRRKDGSLIRFGGNAAVLLNAKLEPIGTRIFGPVTRELRTEKFMKIVSLAPEVL
- the rpsE gene encoding ribosomal protein S5, coding for MAKVQGKNAAEKENDDGLREKMIAVNRVSKVVKGGRTMSFAALTVVGDGDGRIGMGKGKAREVPVSVQKAMEQARRGLFKVALKNGTLYHTVVGKHGASTVLISPAAEGTGVIAGGPMRAIFEVMGVRNVVAKSLGSSNPYNMVRATLNGLRNSLTPSEVAAKRGKTVEEILG
- a CDS encoding translation initiation factor IF-1 — its product is MSKDDVIQMQGEVLENLPNATFRVKLENGHVVLGHISGKMRMHYIRILPGDKVTVELTPYDLTRARIVFRSK
- a CDS encoding aspartyl/Asparaginyl beta-hydroxylase family protein, producing the protein MQPDTATRQSLFSRVLFRFIDWLHGRIARASKVGDPPIFDNRLFAWVPAFEAQTPVIRAELEQLLADREKLPAFHEISPDVGMITRDDQWKTFVFMGYGMRSERNLARCPGTARALQGIPGIRTAFFSILEPGKRIPLHKGPYNGVLRLHLGLRVPQPRERCWIEVDGQRYSWREGEAVIFDDLYPHQVHNDTDGLRAVLFVDFERPCHAPVSWLNRLVLAVAPMSDEIRRGKANHDAWEKTYYDQRNGR
- a CDS encoding ribosomal S14p/S29e family protein produces the protein MAKLSLINRDIKRAKLADKFAARRAELKAIIDDQSKTDEERYQARLKLQQLPRNANPTRQRNRCVVTGRPRGVFRKFGLTRHKLREMAMKGEVPGMTKASW
- a CDS encoding ribosomal protein L36, yielding MKVMASVKRICRNCKVIKRHGVVRVICTDPRHKQRQG
- the rplX gene encoding ribosomal protein L24, with the translated sequence MNNIRKGDEVIVLTGRDKKRRGVVLARVDADHVLVEGVNVVKKHMKANPMANNPGGIVEKTLPIHISNVALFNPATGKADRVGVKEEDGRKVRVFRSNGAVVGAKA
- a CDS encoding ribosomal S8 family protein produces the protein MSMSDPIADMLTRIRNAQQVDKTTVNMPSSKLKVAIATVLKDEGYIDGFEIKGSQAKPELEISLKYYAGRPVIERIERVSRPGLRIYKGRSNIPQVMNGLGVAIVSTSRGVMTDRKARANGVGGEVLCYVA
- the rpmD gene encoding ribosomal protein L30 — translated: MAQKQIKITLVRSVIGTKQSHRDTVRGLGLRGLNSSRVLLDTPEVRGMIRKVDYLVSVSEA
- the rplF gene encoding ribosomal protein L6, which translates into the protein MSRIAKYPVELPKGVEASIQQDQITVKGPLGTLVQSLTGDVNVVQDDGKLTFAVANDTRHANAMSGTVRALVANMVTGVSKGFERKLTLVGVGYRASVQGDAVKLQLGFSHDVLHKLPAGVKAECPTQTEIVIKGSNKQVVGQVAAEIRAYRQPEPYKGKGVRYADERVVIKETKKK